In Leptospira sp. WS58.C1, a single genomic region encodes these proteins:
- a CDS encoding rhodanese-related sulfurtransferase, whose amino-acid sequence MKHKPLHNIYSKDILRKKLEAEDFQRTTISFYRYVILEEPDLLRNELYKEWESLGVLGRIYIAREGINAQLSLPEFNFQKFRDSIDARKEFKDVPFKIAVEQKSYSFLKLDIRVRNKIVADGLTDDTFDVTNVGTHLNAEEFNKKLESPGTIVVDVRNHYESEIGHFEGALLPQADTFREELPMIVDLLKDKKDKEIVMYCTGGIRCEKASAYLKHHGFRNVYQLHGGIISYASEIKEKGLDSKFKGKNFVFDARLQETVGEEILSECHQCDRKSARHINCANPACHILFIQCESCAEKFDNCCSVECQEIAALPAEEQKKLRKGKAASNKHFSKSKIRPKVFELYKGK is encoded by the coding sequence ATGAAACATAAACCCCTTCATAATATTTACAGTAAAGATATTCTGAGAAAGAAGTTAGAGGCCGAGGATTTTCAGCGTACTACTATTTCCTTTTATAGATACGTGATCTTAGAGGAACCGGACCTTCTCCGCAATGAACTATACAAAGAATGGGAATCTCTGGGAGTGCTCGGAAGGATCTATATCGCAAGAGAAGGGATCAACGCTCAGTTATCCTTGCCTGAATTTAATTTTCAAAAATTCAGGGACTCGATAGATGCGAGAAAGGAATTTAAGGATGTTCCGTTCAAAATTGCCGTGGAACAAAAGTCTTACTCATTTTTAAAATTGGACATACGAGTCCGTAATAAGATCGTAGCGGACGGTTTGACCGACGATACTTTCGACGTAACCAATGTAGGAACCCACCTAAACGCCGAAGAATTTAACAAAAAATTGGAATCTCCCGGGACCATTGTGGTGGATGTTCGCAATCATTACGAGTCTGAGATAGGACATTTCGAGGGAGCATTACTTCCGCAAGCGGATACCTTTAGGGAAGAATTGCCGATGATAGTAGACCTTCTGAAAGACAAGAAGGATAAAGAGATCGTAATGTATTGTACCGGCGGGATCCGATGTGAGAAGGCATCCGCATACCTGAAACATCATGGGTTCCGAAATGTGTATCAGTTGCATGGAGGAATTATCTCTTACGCTTCCGAAATTAAGGAGAAGGGATTGGACTCCAAGTTTAAGGGAAAAAATTTCGTGTTCGATGCGAGGCTTCAGGAAACCGTGGGAGAAGAGATCCTAAGTGAATGCCACCAATGTGATCGGAAATCCGCAAGGCATATCAATTGTGCGAATCCCGCCTGTCATATTTTATTCATCCAATGTGAATCCTGTGCGGAAAAATTCGATAACTGCTGCTCTGTGGAATGCCAAGAGATCGCAGCTTTACCTGCGGAAGAACAGAAAAAATTAAGAAAAGGTAAAGCCGCTTCCAATAAACATTTTTCCAAGTCCAAGATCAGGCCAAAAGTTTTCGAACTGTACAAAGGAAAATAA
- a CDS encoding DNA alkylation repair protein — MPKSKTINKKKLLGGENSKAEDVILEVRNIADPKAVEILSRFFKTGKGEYGEGDLFLGVKVPPLRKISKSYKGLPLPELQKIVKSKYHEERLLGFFILCEKFQKTRTDKREQLHLFYLKNLKYVNNWDIVDLSSRDLIGDYLIDKKRDLLYKLVKSNNIWERRIAIISTFAFIRKGDFKDTLKISELLLSDKEDLIHKAVGWMLREVGNRSLKSETDFLDKHAHKMPRTMLRYAIEKFPDKLRLKYMKTGKE; from the coding sequence ATGCCTAAATCGAAAACAATCAACAAAAAGAAATTATTGGGAGGCGAAAATTCCAAGGCGGAAGATGTGATCTTAGAAGTCAGAAATATCGCCGACCCGAAGGCGGTAGAGATACTTTCCCGATTTTTCAAAACGGGAAAGGGTGAATACGGAGAAGGCGACCTATTCTTAGGAGTAAAGGTCCCCCCTTTACGAAAAATTTCCAAATCATACAAAGGACTTCCGTTACCCGAATTACAAAAGATCGTAAAATCAAAATACCACGAGGAAAGGCTCCTTGGATTTTTTATACTATGTGAGAAGTTCCAAAAGACGCGGACAGACAAGCGAGAACAACTGCATTTATTCTATTTAAAAAACTTAAAATACGTAAACAATTGGGACATCGTAGACCTAAGCTCCAGAGATTTGATAGGGGATTATCTCATAGATAAAAAAAGGGACCTCCTATATAAGTTAGTTAAATCGAATAATATATGGGAAAGACGGATCGCGATCATCTCCACTTTCGCTTTTATACGCAAAGGAGACTTTAAGGATACCTTAAAGATCTCCGAATTACTCTTATCGGACAAAGAGGATCTCATCCATAAGGCGGTGGGTTGGATGCTAAGAGAAGTGGGCAACAGAAGCCTCAAATCTGAAACAGATTTTTTAGACAAACATGCCCATAAGATGCCCAGGACCATGCTTAGATATGCGATCGAAAAGTTTCCGGATAAGTTACGGCTGAAATATATGAAAACCGGAAAGGAATAA
- a CDS encoding DEAD/DEAH box helicase: MKPKKTFHELGISEDVLKAVSDLGFTEPSSIQSEAIPLILSGRDVIGHSRTGTGKTAAFAIPSLEILEEKEQSPQVLVLCPTRELVVQVAEEYRKLGKYKEDFQVVAIYGGDDITKQFKALKRKPQVIVGTPGRTMDHMDRKTLDLSKVKMVILDEADEMLDMGFLEDMEIILAKVPEERQTILFSATLSAKVMGITKKFQNSPKVVDVTGGKADRPKIQQIYFEMREGLKHEALIRLLEYHTPKASLVFCNTKVRVDELVEFLKSKGVFSEGLHGDLSQNQRNKVMSGFRSGLVTVLVATDVAGRGIDVSDVEAVFNYDIPRDSEDYVHRIGRTGRAGRKGLALSFVSNKDFKTLRKIREDHEFEMELGKVPDISELTEKKFLEYSHIVKEVAEEGDVSEYSKLVKKLTSEGIPAERIAAALFKLALADKSEKFDSEVRFDQDQRGFREKESHSRNDRDRRFGGKSKQNGKRDHKDKNRNTNRFHSGNKKGSGSGPSRKKGKN, from the coding sequence TTGAAACCTAAAAAAACATTCCATGAACTCGGTATATCCGAGGACGTATTAAAAGCCGTATCCGATCTAGGATTTACCGAACCTTCTTCCATCCAATCCGAAGCTATTCCACTTATTCTTTCCGGAAGGGACGTAATCGGTCATTCCCGTACAGGAACAGGTAAAACGGCGGCATTCGCAATTCCAAGTTTAGAAATACTGGAAGAAAAAGAACAGTCACCTCAAGTATTAGTACTCTGCCCGACAAGAGAATTGGTAGTCCAAGTCGCGGAAGAGTATAGAAAATTAGGAAAATATAAAGAAGATTTCCAAGTAGTCGCAATCTACGGCGGAGACGATATCACCAAACAATTCAAGGCATTAAAAAGAAAACCGCAAGTGATCGTCGGTACACCTGGAAGGACCATGGATCATATGGATCGCAAAACCTTGGATTTGAGCAAAGTCAAAATGGTGATCCTAGACGAAGCGGACGAAATGTTGGACATGGGATTTTTGGAGGACATGGAAATCATTCTTGCAAAGGTCCCGGAAGAAAGACAGACTATTCTGTTCTCCGCAACCCTTTCCGCAAAGGTGATGGGGATCACTAAAAAGTTCCAAAATTCTCCCAAGGTTGTAGATGTGACCGGAGGAAAAGCGGACCGACCTAAGATCCAGCAGATCTATTTTGAAATGAGAGAAGGCCTCAAACACGAGGCATTGATACGTCTTTTAGAATATCATACTCCTAAGGCTTCTTTAGTATTTTGTAATACTAAGGTCCGAGTGGATGAACTTGTGGAATTCTTAAAATCCAAAGGAGTATTCTCCGAAGGATTGCATGGAGATCTTTCCCAAAACCAAAGAAACAAGGTAATGTCCGGATTTCGCTCTGGACTTGTTACAGTTCTTGTAGCAACTGACGTAGCCGGAAGAGGAATTGATGTAAGCGACGTAGAAGCAGTATTTAATTACGATATCCCTAGAGATTCCGAAGACTATGTGCACCGTATCGGTAGAACAGGAAGAGCTGGAAGAAAAGGACTCGCGCTCAGTTTTGTTTCTAATAAGGACTTCAAAACATTACGCAAGATCAGAGAAGACCATGAATTCGAAATGGAACTCGGAAAAGTCCCTGATATTTCAGAACTCACGGAAAAGAAATTTTTAGAATATTCCCATATCGTAAAAGAAGTTGCGGAGGAAGGAGACGTTTCCGAATATTCCAAACTCGTTAAGAAACTTACCTCCGAAGGAATTCCGGCGGAACGAATAGCGGCAGCGCTATTCAAATTGGCCCTTGCGGATAAGTCCGAAAAATTCGACTCCGAAGTCCGTTTTGACCAAGATCAAAGGGGTTTCCGAGAAAAAGAAAGTCATTCGAGAAACGACAGAGATAGACGTTTCGGTGGAAAATCCAAACAAAACGGAAAACGGGACCATAAGGATAAAAATCGAAACACCAATCGATTCCACTCAGGCAATAAAAAAGGCTCAGGTTCGGGCCCTTCCCGTAAAAAAGGAAAAAATTAA
- the rmuC gene encoding DNA recombination protein RmuC, whose protein sequence is MEFAIVLLTGLLIGFGLAFFLAKALYSKESGINPNEHEKLKLEKAGLLTSEQRSKERILQLEKELKENSEKTEKAIGYYQAMKKESDLLKERLENQKKEFEELMTKLDEKFKHAANQALLDNSQKFSQQTHEKITDLLRPFKDEIEKFGVKVELSHKEHKDDTANLKAQINNLLEMNKTLSEDAKSLASALKGNSKTQGDWGEGILENILQNSGLVKGREYTAQESVQTEDGRLRPDIVVKLPSGKSIVIDSKVSLTAYVEYASAETEEVKKAALQKHLKSLYEHVSGLYKKNYQSLYGIESLDFVLMFLPVEPSYYEAVRTDPKFLEDAYAKNILIVTPSTLMVSLKMVANLWRKEKQNKNSEQIAEESGKMYDKIVEIVTALEVLGKSIDKSKDNYDAVLGKLKSGRGNLLGRAENIRKLGAKVRKSLDSASEDSQEDAEETLFLNGE, encoded by the coding sequence ATGGAATTTGCAATCGTATTACTCACCGGTCTTCTTATAGGATTTGGCCTGGCATTCTTTTTAGCCAAAGCCCTCTATTCAAAAGAGTCCGGTATCAATCCGAATGAACACGAAAAGTTAAAATTAGAAAAAGCGGGCCTTCTCACCTCGGAACAAAGATCCAAAGAAAGGATCCTCCAGTTAGAAAAAGAATTAAAAGAGAATTCCGAAAAAACGGAAAAAGCGATCGGCTATTACCAAGCTATGAAGAAAGAATCCGATCTTTTGAAAGAAAGATTGGAGAACCAAAAAAAAGAATTCGAAGAGCTTATGACCAAGCTTGATGAAAAGTTCAAACATGCAGCCAATCAAGCTCTGTTAGATAACTCCCAAAAATTCAGCCAGCAGACCCACGAAAAGATCACCGACTTGCTTCGCCCGTTTAAGGACGAAATTGAAAAATTCGGCGTAAAAGTGGAACTTTCTCATAAAGAACATAAGGACGATACCGCAAACTTAAAGGCTCAGATCAATAATCTATTAGAAATGAATAAAACTCTTTCAGAAGACGCCAAAAGTTTGGCTTCCGCTCTGAAAGGAAATTCGAAAACGCAAGGGGATTGGGGAGAAGGAATACTCGAAAATATTCTCCAGAATAGCGGTCTTGTCAAAGGAAGGGAATACACAGCTCAGGAGTCCGTACAAACGGAAGACGGAAGATTGAGACCGGATATAGTAGTCAAACTTCCTTCCGGTAAATCGATCGTAATAGACTCCAAAGTCTCCTTAACGGCTTACGTGGAATACGCTTCGGCAGAAACGGAAGAAGTAAAAAAGGCGGCTCTACAAAAACATCTTAAAAGTTTATATGAGCATGTCTCCGGGCTATATAAGAAAAATTACCAGTCCTTGTACGGGATAGAATCTCTGGACTTCGTATTGATGTTTTTACCCGTGGAACCTTCTTACTACGAAGCAGTTCGTACGGATCCGAAATTTTTAGAAGATGCTTACGCAAAAAATATCCTAATCGTTACCCCTTCCACTCTAATGGTTTCCTTAAAAATGGTGGCCAATCTTTGGAGAAAGGAAAAACAAAACAAAAATTCGGAACAGATCGCGGAAGAATCCGGTAAGATGTACGATAAGATCGTAGAGATCGTTACCGCTCTGGAAGTTCTAGGAAAATCCATTGATAAGTCCAAAGACAATTACGATGCCGTTCTCGGAAAATTAAAATCAGGCAGAGGAAATCTTTTAGGAAGAGCGGAGAACATCCGTAAACTAGGCGCCAAGGTCCGCAAGTCTTTGGATTCCGCTTCCGAAGATTCCCAGGAAGACGCGGAAGAAACCTTGTTTTTAAACGGAGAATGA
- a CDS encoding adenylate/guanylate cyclase domain-containing protein, whose translation MDPEPTDYRFRNLLSLVFCIFVISCNSFEAPVAQKGVLDLTHWDYRSSPTINLQGEWSFFPNTFQPDDNSEKPEEFRKVPGVWSGNSYALLKLKIFLPEKHGRLAIYSKHQATAFEILINGVSAGSSGKPGISSETSIPDNRPVYYEWDESANEVDISFKISNFHHRLTGLWFDIRFGDAEAVYKETLILRDWDLFLAGLFFMSTIYHLGLFFLRRQDRTPLVFALFCFCLFLRLFVTEEKLIQFYFPWVDYPLSMNLEYLTMYAALPLGLHFLRHSFPVYFPRKWMLLFYLISFTFSLSTIFPFPIPSLPIPYFQMVFLGGVVFALVVLFRAIIHKEQYSIAIGFAIFALILAGIFDMLAARQIIFARFIIPIGMFVAILTQTFILSSRYRDLYREKEKLSDRLQRLNETYSRFVPISFLEFLGKGKLEDMRPGDQIKKEMTILFADIRSFTEISESLDSKESFELLNSYISEMEPLIHSNRGFVDKYFGDAIMALFPESSDDAVNAAISMQNRILDYNQRRMDQGNRAIGVGIGIHTGSLMMGLVGSGDRMESTVISDVVHLASKLEALNKYYGSSILISEDTYSKLNSSEKFLLRKLDKLKFRGKEEPKAIYELGDHLSKTEKEAFLRSKGNFERGVELFHSGKYLDSGEFFREALRIYSGDRAANLYLKRCTEQIYSSNTKVQPGPDLA comes from the coding sequence ATGGACCCTGAGCCGACAGATTACCGCTTTCGAAATCTACTTTCTTTAGTTTTTTGTATCTTCGTAATTTCCTGCAATTCTTTCGAAGCACCGGTCGCTCAAAAAGGTGTTTTAGACTTAACTCATTGGGATTATAGATCCAGCCCTACCATAAATTTACAGGGAGAATGGTCTTTTTTTCCGAATACATTTCAGCCTGACGATAATTCCGAAAAGCCAGAAGAGTTTCGTAAAGTCCCTGGCGTTTGGTCCGGCAACAGTTATGCGCTTCTTAAATTGAAAATTTTTCTTCCTGAAAAACACGGACGATTAGCGATCTATTCCAAACATCAGGCGACCGCCTTTGAAATTTTGATTAACGGAGTTTCCGCCGGGAGTTCGGGAAAACCGGGAATCTCTTCGGAGACAAGTATTCCGGATAATCGCCCGGTTTATTATGAATGGGACGAGTCGGCTAACGAAGTGGATATTAGTTTCAAAATTTCTAATTTCCATCATAGGTTGACCGGGCTTTGGTTCGATATCCGTTTCGGCGATGCCGAGGCCGTTTATAAAGAAACTCTAATACTTAGGGATTGGGACCTTTTTTTGGCGGGACTTTTTTTTATGTCCACCATTTACCATCTGGGTCTTTTTTTTCTCAGAAGGCAGGATCGCACTCCTCTAGTATTCGCTTTATTCTGCTTTTGTTTATTTCTTCGTTTATTCGTAACCGAGGAAAAATTGATCCAATTCTATTTTCCTTGGGTGGATTATCCACTTTCTATGAATTTGGAATATCTTACCATGTATGCCGCTTTACCTTTAGGGCTTCATTTTTTGAGACATTCCTTTCCGGTCTATTTTCCTCGAAAATGGATGTTATTATTTTATCTCATCTCATTTACATTTTCTTTAAGTACAATTTTTCCTTTTCCTATTCCTTCCTTGCCAATTCCTTATTTTCAGATGGTCTTTTTGGGCGGGGTAGTATTCGCACTTGTGGTACTTTTTAGGGCGATCATTCATAAAGAACAATATTCTATCGCGATCGGATTTGCCATATTCGCTCTTATCTTAGCGGGGATTTTCGATATGCTTGCCGCTCGACAGATCATATTCGCTAGGTTTATTATTCCAATCGGAATGTTCGTGGCCATTCTTACCCAGACATTCATTCTTTCTTCTAGATACAGAGATCTATATAGAGAAAAGGAAAAACTTTCGGATCGACTACAACGTTTGAACGAGACCTACAGTAGATTCGTACCTATCAGCTTTTTGGAATTTTTAGGTAAGGGAAAGTTGGAGGATATGAGGCCCGGGGATCAGATCAAAAAGGAGATGACCATCCTATTTGCGGATATCAGGTCTTTTACCGAGATCTCGGAAAGTCTGGACTCCAAGGAAAGTTTCGAATTACTAAATTCATATATTTCAGAGATGGAACCTCTCATTCATTCCAATCGCGGTTTTGTGGATAAGTATTTTGGGGACGCGATCATGGCTTTGTTTCCGGAAAGTTCGGACGATGCGGTGAATGCCGCCATCTCGATGCAAAATCGTATTTTGGATTATAATCAAAGAAGAATGGACCAAGGAAATCGTGCGATCGGAGTAGGGATCGGTATCCATACGGGTTCCTTGATGATGGGCCTTGTCGGTTCAGGAGATCGTATGGAAAGTACGGTGATCTCGGATGTAGTACATCTGGCTTCTAAATTGGAAGCTTTGAATAAATATTACGGCTCTAGTATATTGATCAGCGAAGATACTTATTCAAAATTAAACTCTTCCGAAAAATTCCTACTTCGGAAATTGGATAAACTCAAATTTAGAGGGAAAGAAGAACCTAAGGCAATCTATGAGCTGGGAGATCATTTGAGTAAAACCGAAAAAGAAGCATTCCTAAGATCGAAAGGCAATTTTGAAAGAGGAGTCGAACTTTTTCATTCCGGAAAGTATTTGGATTCAGGCGAATTCTTTCGGGAAGCATTGAGGATCTATTCCGGAGACAGGGCCGCGAACTTGTATTTAAAACGTTGCACGGAACAAATTTATTCTTCCAATACAAAAGTGCAACCCGGTCCGGATCTAGCTTAA
- the ygiD gene encoding 4,5-DOPA dioxygenase extradiol, whose protein sequence is MQKLPVFFVGHGSPMNALGPNPIADTWSESTKDFPEPKAILSISAHWFTRGTYITSNELPPTIHDFYGFPQELFDVQYPAPGNPKLAEDLSRSNHVQVIQDDSWGLDHGTWSVLRNMYPKANIPVVQLSIDATKSGEWHYEFAKFLSKLREEGILILGSGDLVHNLRLYDWKNQDKAHDWALDANETFKDLIQKRDWKSLANYQKLGTAVQMAIPTPEHYFPMLYALALAEEKEEIRFYNDIIQSSVSLTSMKIG, encoded by the coding sequence ATGCAAAAATTACCGGTATTTTTCGTAGGCCATGGAAGTCCCATGAACGCACTAGGACCGAATCCGATAGCCGATACATGGTCGGAATCCACGAAAGATTTTCCGGAACCTAAAGCGATCTTAAGTATTTCTGCTCATTGGTTTACTAGAGGAACATATATAACCTCTAACGAGCTTCCTCCTACCATTCATGATTTTTACGGATTCCCTCAGGAATTATTCGATGTTCAATATCCTGCCCCGGGAAATCCAAAACTTGCGGAAGACCTTTCCAGATCCAATCATGTACAAGTGATCCAAGACGATTCTTGGGGACTAGATCATGGAACCTGGAGTGTACTACGGAATATGTATCCTAAAGCGAATATTCCTGTCGTGCAGTTGAGTATAGATGCCACAAAATCCGGAGAATGGCATTACGAATTTGCGAAATTTTTATCCAAGTTAAGAGAAGAAGGTATTTTGATCTTGGGAAGCGGAGACCTAGTGCATAATTTACGTCTTTATGATTGGAAAAACCAAGACAAGGCGCATGACTGGGCATTGGATGCAAATGAGACTTTCAAAGATCTCATCCAAAAAAGAGATTGGAAGAGCCTCGCAAATTATCAAAAATTAGGGACGGCGGTGCAGATGGCTATCCCTACTCCCGAACATTATTTTCCTATGTTATACGCTTTGGCATTGGCAGAGGAGAAGGAAGAAATCCGTTTTTATAATGATATCATCCAAAGTTCGGTATCTTTGACTAGTATGAAGATCGGTTAG